A single window of Nicotiana tomentosiformis chromosome 1, ASM39032v3, whole genome shotgun sequence DNA harbors:
- the LOC138908945 gene encoding uncharacterized protein, which translates to MSVPPEINEGQLTTRTPLFSKKHNSWWKARMKNFLTVEDYELWTIVNRGPLTPTKQNGQNENVPKDPSEFVAADIRMMEKNAKTKKILICGLDLYKYNRISACSNAKEIWDALQTTHERTNQMKISRIELLIRNYELFSMKESEPIQEMMNRFTIITNELKSSRKVFTFEELVSKLELCKEKPKRDKALVLKASEEDESDNDELDLAIFAKFKRFMKSSKNASKRENNGKPKQIDKSSYDGYYKCNKLDHMVKDCPM; encoded by the exons ATGAGTGTTCCACCTGAAATTAACGAAGGACAGCTAACTACAAGAACACCTCTATTCAGCAAAAAACACAACAGTTGGTGGAAGGCAAGAATGAAGAATTTTCTAACGGTTGAGGACTATGAACTATGGACAATAGTGAACCGAGGACCACTAACTCCCACCAAACAAAATGGGCAAAATGAAAATGTTCCCAAAGACCCCTCTGAATTTGTAGCAGCTGACATCagaatgatggaaaagaatgcaaAGACCAAGAAAATCCTCATCTGTGGACTTGATCTTTATAAGTACAACAGGATATCTGCATGCTCCAATGCAAAGGAGATCTGGGATGCACTTCAAACTACTCATGAAAGAACAAATCAAATGAAGATATCAAGAATTGAGTTACTCATAAGGAACTATGAGCTCTTCTCTATGAAGGAGTCTGAACCTATTCAGGAGATGATGAATAGGTTCACTATAATAACAAATGAACTGAAGTCATCGAGAAAGGTATTCACTTTTGAAGAACTGGTTAGCAAG TTGGAACTATGCAAGGAGAAACCAAAGAGGGATAAGGCCTTGGTTCTTAAGGCGTCCGAAGAAGATGAGTCTGACAATGATGAACTGGACCTAGCAATATTCGCTAAGTTCAAAAGGTTCATGAAGAGCTCCAAGAATGCATCTAAGAGAGAAAATAATGGCAAACCTAAGCAGATTGACAAGTCTTCATACGATGGGTATTACAAGTGCAACAAACTGGACCACATGGTTAAAGACTGTCCAATGTGA